Proteins encoded together in one Coregonus clupeaformis isolate EN_2021a chromosome 30, ASM2061545v1, whole genome shotgun sequence window:
- the LOC121546539 gene encoding uncharacterized protein LOC121546539: MSTVTASVVDVSRNINSTENGNRGGRNYTGQCTPMPLPALVTQKIIQGNGTNVGTVITLQCPSRHHLVGGSEVSCVWGSNSTQWSGGSPWCKPLSLSDDFGFRVAVVSSIISCAIILLMSMAFITCCLLDCVKEEERKKEERETDLWHQLEQAEQEENRASRYGHKGRNNNNNTQEKTLPPSDHQDPSMCDHRRPSWCHQYPYALSGPAPASTFDPALNSAPLPCRGYDQPILPHSGLYHNPDLPHNPGLLLNPIPPQYPGPTRTVGYQNPEGPHRSGLARLYGGQEGSVSVMSTPLLEEWSAQERPICGPL, translated from the exons GCCAGTGCACCCCAATGCCCCTGCCTGCGCTAGTGACCCAGAAGATTATCCAGGGGAATGGCACCAACGTGGGCACGGTGATCACCTTGCAGTGCCCGTCCAGACACCATCTGGTGGGGGGCAGTGAGGTGTCCTGCGTCTGGGGCAGCAACAGCACCCAGTGGTCAGGAGGTTCTCCCTGGTGTAAAC cgTTGTCCCTGTCGGATGACTTTGGGTTCCGTGTGGCGGTGGTGTCCTCTATCATCAGCTGTGCCATCATCCTCCTCATGTCCATGGCCTTCATCACCTGCTGTCTGCTTGACTGTGTCAAGGAGGAGGAAAGGAAaaaggaggagag GGAGACGGATCTGTGGCACCAGCTGGAGCAAGCGGAGCAGGAGGAGAACAGGGCCTCTCGCTACGGCCACAAGGGCagaaacaacaataacaacacccAGGAGAAGACACTGCCACCATCGGACCACCAGGACCCTTCAATGTGTGACCATAGGAGACCCAGCTG GTGCCATCAGTACCCCTATGCGCTGAGTGGTCCAGCCCCAGCCTCCACCTTCGACCCAGCCCTCAACTCAGCTCCTCTCCCCTGCAGAGGCTACGACCAGCCCATTCTCCCGCACTCAGGCCTGTACCACAACCCAGATCTGCCACACAATCCTGGCCTACTTCTAAACCCCATCCCACCCCAGTATCCAGGTCCAACTCGGACCGTGGGGTACCAGAACCCAGAGGGACCCCATCGCTCAGGCTTGGCCAGGCTGTATGGAGGACAGGAGGGCAGTGTGTCCGTGATGAGCACTCCACTTCTGGAGGAGTGGAGTGCCCAGGAGCGCcccatatgtggtcctctgtag